From Halotia branconii CENA392, the proteins below share one genomic window:
- a CDS encoding MerR family transcriptional regulator, with amino-acid sequence MQETFFTSKQAAEITGCTLRQLQYWREKGVIVPVISETGTGRSIYYSKANLVELAVMVYFLSAGLSFDLAGETVKTLKDKEPELFKSGEGKRFMLLGAVAEKAAKGGTGLMLSLVEFDREKAIASLVEGKPVIPVWLDRIYQLISTRLVG; translated from the coding sequence ATGCAGGAGACATTTTTTACGAGCAAACAAGCGGCTGAAATCACAGGTTGTACCCTGCGTCAGCTCCAGTACTGGCGAGAGAAGGGGGTGATTGTTCCTGTTATCAGTGAAACAGGAACTGGACGTAGTATTTATTACTCAAAAGCCAATTTGGTGGAATTGGCTGTGATGGTATATTTTTTGTCAGCTGGGTTGAGTTTTGATTTGGCTGGTGAAACGGTCAAAACCCTGAAAGACAAGGAACCTGAGTTATTTAAATCTGGTGAGGGCAAGCGTTTTATGTTGTTGGGAGCAGTGGCAGAAAAAGCTGCCAAGGGAGGAACAGGGCTGATGCTTTCCCTTGTGGAGTTTGACCGAGAAAAAGCGATCGCTTCCTTAGTTGAAGGTAAGCCTGTAATTCCCGTATGGTTAGATCGGATTTATCAGCTGATATCAACTAGGCTGGTGGGCTAA
- a CDS encoding NACHT domain protein yields MNIDPVINALKIIAKPVGSLVINQVQRNETVVRTLKQFNFDPVQPPKDVDGVYVYSLIEYGVGKPEAILNIIREKEIKNAFWSAYTSNDPLGFYKEVEKFLQGKDSEFDIQLMKIELRSQLEEFGEIFIKVAKRSKSIEFEPFPKWNLDEYPTEFKSLIREKIRLFCGRQFVFDAFKQFCNKNRSGYFTVVGDAGMGKSTIAAKYVWDNRSPCYFNIRQTSSNRAELFLESIRQQLTKCYQLQNVEKANLADLLEQVSKKIPVSERLVIVVDALDEVEQEAGGNILDFPTALPERVYFLLTRRPYTIDKKRLSAPDVPMEELDLRANDYVNLSREDIKKYIGLFLNVDEDHKKGLRQWIQDRKIDENDFVEQVATKSENNFMYLRYVLPGIGKGDYQDLSLKQLPDGLQDYYQVHWERMGMDAKPQEVKVFILFILVEIGTPIPCEMIAAIAEQDEYDVQLVLEEWVEYLKQQDIKGEICHSIYHASFLDFLKAKRVLDSKRKLFQEVNQRIADYLVRKMA; encoded by the coding sequence ATGAATATTGATCCTGTAATTAATGCACTTAAAATTATTGCTAAACCTGTGGGTTCTTTAGTTATTAATCAAGTTCAACGTAATGAAACTGTAGTTAGAACCTTAAAACAATTCAATTTTGATCCGGTACAGCCACCAAAAGATGTTGATGGTGTTTATGTTTACTCTCTAATTGAGTATGGTGTGGGTAAGCCGGAAGCAATTTTAAATATTATTCGAGAAAAAGAAATTAAAAACGCTTTTTGGAGTGCTTATACTTCAAACGATCCTTTGGGTTTTTACAAGGAAGTAGAAAAGTTTTTGCAGGGGAAAGATTCAGAATTTGATATCCAATTAATGAAAATTGAACTGCGATCGCAGTTGGAAGAGTTTGGGGAAATATTTATTAAAGTTGCTAAAAGAAGCAAATCAATAGAATTTGAGCCTTTTCCTAAATGGAATTTAGACGAGTATCCAACAGAATTTAAGTCGTTAATTAGAGAAAAAATTCGCTTGTTTTGTGGTCGTCAGTTTGTTTTTGACGCATTTAAGCAATTTTGCAATAAGAATCGCAGTGGTTATTTTACAGTAGTGGGTGATGCGGGGATGGGGAAAAGTACCATTGCTGCTAAATACGTCTGGGACAATAGATCGCCATGCTATTTTAATATTCGCCAAACTAGTAGCAATCGAGCCGAGCTATTTCTTGAAAGTATTCGCCAGCAATTAACTAAGTGTTACCAGTTGCAGAATGTCGAGAAGGCTAATTTAGCTGATTTACTAGAACAGGTTAGTAAAAAAATTCCTGTTAGCGAACGTCTGGTAATTGTAGTTGATGCTTTGGATGAAGTAGAGCAAGAAGCTGGGGGAAATATTTTAGATTTCCCAACGGCGCTACCAGAACGTGTCTATTTTCTGCTGACTAGACGACCATATACTATAGATAAAAAACGCTTGTCTGCACCAGATGTCCCGATGGAGGAGCTAGATTTGAGGGCAAATGACTATGTTAATTTGAGCCGTGAAGATATCAAAAAGTATATTGGGTTATTTTTGAATGTTGATGAAGACCATAAGAAGGGACTTAGACAATGGATTCAAGACCGCAAAATTGATGAGAATGATTTTGTTGAGCAGGTAGCAACTAAGAGTGAAAATAATTTCATGTACCTGCGCTATGTCTTGCCAGGAATTGGTAAAGGTGACTATCAAGACTTGAGTTTAAAGCAATTACCCGATGGTCTTCAGGACTATTATCAAGTTCATTGGGAACGTATGGGGATGGATGCAAAGCCCCAAGAAGTAAAAGTATTTATCCTGTTTATTTTAGTGGAGATTGGTACACCAATTCCTTGTGAAATGATAGCGGCTATTGCTGAACAGGATGAATATGATGTGCAATTAGTTTTAGAAGAGTGGGTTGAGTATTTGAAGCAGCAGGATATAAAAGGAGAAATCTGCCATAGCATTTATCACGCTAGTTTTTTAGATTTTTTGAAAGCAAAACGGGTTTTGGATTCCAAACGGAAGCTATTTCAAGAGGTTAATCAACGCATTGCAGACTACCTTGTAAGGAAGATGGCGTGA
- a CDS encoding HAD family hydrolase — translation MSIKAVLFDFNGVIINDESIHLQLIDEILVQENLQPQKVSERQASLGRSDRACFQELLANRGRVGTEEYLTQLLHRKAQAYVLEIEKLAKLPLYSGVEDLIYQVRSRNLKLGLVSGAIRQEIELVLHRAKLAEHFPVIVAGDDITTSKPKPDGYLLAVTRLNQKYPELNLQSQECLAIEDTPAGIQAAKRAQMQVVGVANTYPFHMLQRCCNWTVDYLTDLELERVQEVYSQKELQPTVSEC, via the coding sequence ATGAGTATAAAGGCAGTTTTATTTGATTTCAACGGTGTGATCATTAACGATGAGTCCATTCACCTACAACTAATAGATGAAATTCTCGTTCAAGAAAATCTCCAACCGCAAAAGGTGAGTGAGCGTCAAGCTTCTTTAGGACGCAGCGATCGCGCTTGTTTTCAAGAACTGCTGGCTAATCGTGGTAGAGTCGGTACTGAAGAGTATTTAACACAGTTGCTGCACCGCAAGGCACAAGCTTATGTGCTGGAAATAGAAAAATTAGCAAAACTGCCTTTATACTCAGGTGTAGAAGACTTAATATATCAGGTGCGATCGCGAAACCTAAAACTAGGTTTAGTCAGTGGTGCGATTCGCCAAGAAATAGAACTAGTACTTCATCGTGCCAAGCTAGCCGAACATTTTCCAGTGATCGTTGCAGGTGATGATATCACTACCAGTAAACCCAAACCCGATGGTTATTTGCTAGCAGTCACACGCCTAAATCAAAAATATCCCGAATTAAATCTGCAATCACAAGAATGTCTAGCAATAGAAGATACACCAGCTGGCATCCAAGCGGCGAAACGAGCGCAGATGCAAGTAGTGGGTGTGGCAAATACATACCCCTTTCACATGCTCCAGCGCTGCTGTAATTGGACTGTGGATTATCTGACTGATTTGGAACTAGAACGTGTACAGGAAGTTTATTCTCAAAAAGAACTTCAGCCGACAGTAAGTGAATGTTAA
- a CDS encoding pentapeptide repeat-containing protein, translated as MKKIRCNLKNLMEKQDLSQYQLAKETGLSINAISRLYKEEFDRIDCNTAEVLCDYFGCDLCELFPLEAVSSKRMLDSEFLKRYAAGERDFPGVDLSEANLSGLCLTDLNLTGAILRKVIFRKANLTNANLDKADLRETDLEGAILNKATLRTAKLGEANLQAAKLAYTELTDADLSGAYLQKSEMRWANLSGAVLKSAKLNNAQILRANLRKVDLTDAELKKADLRWVDLREAKLINANLSGAELEANCLIDADISSANLNDANLTQTDLSSANLSHADLKKTNLSSTNLNHANLSLTDLSSANLDDTYLVGANLRDCNLGGCNLSGINLSNADLSGVNLRSAILRGANLSRAQLKCADLKYADLFGIDLSGVDLDDAYLGGATMPDGSIHDDDIINI; from the coding sequence ATGAAAAAAATTCGCTGTAATTTAAAGAATCTGATGGAAAAACAAGATCTGTCCCAGTACCAACTAGCAAAGGAGACAGGTCTGAGTATCAATGCCATTAGCAGGCTTTACAAAGAAGAGTTTGACCGGATTGACTGCAACACAGCTGAGGTGTTGTGCGACTACTTTGGCTGCGACTTATGTGAACTTTTTCCCTTGGAAGCAGTTTCTTCAAAGCGAATGCTAGATTCGGAGTTTCTTAAACGATATGCAGCCGGAGAGAGGGATTTTCCTGGAGTAGACCTAAGTGAAGCTAATCTTAGTGGATTGTGCCTAACAGACTTAAATCTGACTGGGGCAATACTTCGTAAAGTTATATTTCGCAAGGCAAACCTAACCAATGCAAATTTAGATAAAGCGGACTTGAGAGAAACAGATTTAGAAGGGGCAATACTGAACAAAGCAACTTTGAGAACTGCAAAGCTTGGTGAAGCAAATTTGCAAGCAGCCAAGCTTGCCTATACAGAACTAACTGATGCAGACTTGAGTGGAGCTTACCTGCAAAAAAGTGAGATGAGATGGGCAAACTTAAGCGGAGCAGTATTAAAGTCCGCAAAGTTAAATAACGCACAAATACTAAGAGCAAATCTGAGGAAAGTAGACTTGACTGATGCCGAACTCAAGAAAGCTGACTTAAGGTGGGTAGACCTGCGTGAAGCAAAGTTAATTAACGCTAATCTCAGTGGTGCTGAACTAGAAGCAAATTGCTTAATAGATGCTGACATCAGCAGTGCTAACCTTAATGATGCGAATCTGACTCAAACTGACCTTAGTAGTGCCAACCTTAGTCATGCTGACCTTAAAAAAACTAACCTCAGCAGTACTAACCTCAACCATGCCAACTTAAGCTTAACTGACCTTAGCAGTGCCAACCTTGATGATACATACTTGGTGGGTGCTAATTTGAGAGATTGTAACTTAGGTGGTTGTAACTTAAGTGGTATCAATTTGAGTAATGCTGACCTCAGTGGTGTGAATTTGAGGAGTGCTATTCTTAGGGGTGCTAACTTGAGTCGCGCTCAACTTAAATGTGCTGACCTTAAGTATGCTGACCTTTTTGGTATTGATCTTAGTGGTGTTGATCTAGATGATGCATATTTAGGGGGAGCAACAATGCCTGATGGTAGCATTCATGATGATGACATCATCAACATTTAA
- a CDS encoding ATP-binding protein — MSSPPKPPTKINSRGHPTDFEQIIQAKSLNFVGREFVFTAINNFLDRHRHGYFTIIGAPGSGKSAILAKYVTNNPQVIYYNAELEGKNRADEFLINICTQLINQYSLNYTSLPNNATEGSWFFSSLLQQISDELEPHQKLTIAIDGLNCIDRNSQPSGTNLFYLPRYLPDKVYFLLTRRPFLRDKSGLLIETPSQSLDLADYPEENRRDIQAYIQNYLTPQEIPPTPLEKGGNISPLLMGVRGDLKSWLSNHQINEEEFSDRLTTLSENNFMYVSQIVGAIVGGFYPEPFQYNQLTPDIAAYYQQHLQNMISSEQEEGFNIAVLNVLVQQKQPISVEAIAHIIDADEYEVEEVVETWLEFLQQQQIAEETHYSLYHSSFRHWLIRQHI, encoded by the coding sequence ATGAGTTCACCACCCAAACCACCAACAAAAATCAATTCCAGAGGACATCCCACAGATTTTGAGCAAATTATTCAAGCCAAAAGCCTAAACTTTGTCGGTCGTGAATTTGTCTTCACGGCTATTAACAACTTTCTTGACCGCCATCGCCACGGTTACTTCACTATCATTGGCGCACCCGGTAGCGGTAAAAGTGCCATTCTCGCCAAATATGTGACAAACAATCCTCAAGTTATTTATTACAATGCCGAACTTGAGGGTAAAAATCGTGCTGACGAATTTCTCATAAATATCTGCACGCAACTCATTAATCAATACTCGCTTAATTACACTTCTCTCCCTAATAACGCCACAGAGGGAAGTTGGTTTTTCTCTAGTCTTCTCCAGCAAATCAGCGATGAGTTAGAACCTCATCAAAAACTGACAATTGCCATTGATGGGTTGAATTGCATAGACCGCAACAGCCAACCATCTGGTACAAATCTGTTTTATCTCCCCCGCTATCTCCCGGATAAGGTCTATTTCCTCCTCACTCGTAGACCTTTCTTGCGGGACAAGTCGGGTTTATTAATTGAAACGCCGTCGCAAAGTCTTGATTTAGCAGATTATCCAGAAGAAAATCGGCGGGATATTCAAGCATATATTCAAAATTACCTAACTCCTCAAGAGATCCCCCCAACCCCCCTTGAAAAGGGGGGCAATATTTCGCCCTTGTTAATGGGGGTTAGAGGGGATCTTAAATCTTGGCTGAGTAATCACCAGATTAATGAGGAAGAATTTAGCGATCGCCTCACCACTTTGAGCGAAAATAATTTTATGTATGTTAGCCAGATTGTAGGTGCGATAGTTGGAGGTTTTTACCCGGAACCTTTCCAATACAACCAGTTAACCCCGGATATAGCAGCATATTATCAGCAGCATTTACAGAATATGATTTCATCTGAGCAAGAGGAAGGCTTTAACATAGCTGTGCTGAATGTATTAGTCCAGCAAAAACAACCAATATCAGTAGAAGCGATCGCTCATATCATTGATGCAGATGAATACGAAGTTGAGGAAGTTGTAGAAACTTGGCTTGAGTTTTTACAGCAGCAACAAATTGCTGAAGAAACCCATTACAGCCTCTACCATTCCAGTTTCCGCCACTGGCTAATTAGACAACATATCTAA
- a CDS encoding Uma2 family endonuclease: protein MTVQLLRRKFTVEQYQKMIESGILTEDDRVELIRGEIIEMSPIGTKHAACVNRMINLLVQLLGKRVIVAAQNPVALNDNSQPQPDVALLKPRDDFYATAHPQPQDIFLLIEVADSTIEYDREEKIPLYAQANIIEVWLVDINEEIVEVYQQPTAAGYQLMQKFASSQTLSLPAFPDVNITVNEIFGHSSAV, encoded by the coding sequence ATGACTGTGCAGTTATTAAGACGAAAATTCACGGTTGAGCAATATCAGAAAATGATTGAGTCGGGGATTCTCACAGAAGATGACCGAGTGGAATTGATTCGGGGAGAAATTATAGAGATGTCGCCTATTGGGACAAAACACGCGGCTTGTGTAAATCGCATGATTAATTTGTTAGTGCAGTTGTTAGGTAAGCGCGTCATAGTTGCGGCTCAAAATCCAGTTGCATTAAACGATAACTCACAACCTCAGCCAGATGTAGCATTACTCAAACCCCGTGATGATTTTTACGCCACTGCACACCCCCAACCCCAGGATATTTTTTTATTAATTGAAGTAGCTGATTCAACTATCGAGTATGACCGGGAAGAGAAAATCCCTTTATATGCACAAGCAAACATAATTGAAGTTTGGTTAGTAGATATTAATGAGGAAATTGTAGAAGTTTATCAACAACCAACAGCCGCAGGATATCAGCTTATGCAAAAGTTCGCTAGCAGTCAAACTTTATCACTTCCAGCTTTCCCTGATGTCAACATTACCGTCAATGAAATCTTTGGTCATTCATCTGCTGTGTAG
- a CDS encoding DUF3854 domain-containing protein gives MNATNINKFSENSKLIEKHWQEWVINSSVDETLTCLNVLSLHGAISYEYLLYALPQTARRNDGRLRNKYLKQYAHIEAGGWWVSGLDPLNNWLPMDWGRFKPDYPRQEWDTNTNTQKSTKKIVKYESPPKTPNRVTYLRVPLHTWQMLARRYNVPMPQDITITEEGEALGFWAWVVAHREIPIILTEGEKKAGCLLTLGFVAIGLPGIWNGRVGKEDFEKLHPDLIPLAQRERKFVILFDYETKSKTKQQIFQATHRTCKTILRQGCQSEVAVLPGPEKGIDDWVLALGKKADNSVTTLIADALTVTDYQKSFFVLPNRGIYKYKPDETVNSRYLSQVISVLPRTGLVGLISDMGTGKTELTFLFGSCLNFTVDLLSYIA, from the coding sequence ATGAACGCTACAAATATCAATAAATTTTCGGAAAATTCTAAATTAATAGAAAAACATTGGCAAGAATGGGTAATTAATTCAAGTGTGGACGAAACTCTAACCTGCTTAAATGTTCTTTCTCTACATGGTGCAATCAGCTACGAATATTTACTGTATGCCCTACCACAAACTGCTAGACGTAATGATGGGCGCTTACGAAACAAGTATCTAAAACAATATGCCCATATCGAAGCAGGAGGATGGTGGGTCAGTGGACTTGACCCATTAAATAATTGGTTACCAATGGATTGGGGTAGATTTAAACCAGACTACCCCAGACAGGAATGGGATACAAACACAAACACCCAGAAGTCTACCAAAAAGATTGTCAAATATGAATCGCCTCCCAAAACACCAAATCGTGTTACTTATTTGAGAGTGCCATTGCATACTTGGCAAATGCTAGCAAGGCGTTATAACGTTCCCATGCCTCAGGATATTACCATTACTGAAGAAGGAGAAGCTTTAGGATTTTGGGCTTGGGTAGTAGCACACAGAGAAATTCCTATTATTCTTACTGAGGGTGAAAAGAAAGCAGGTTGTCTTTTAACGCTGGGGTTTGTTGCTATCGGCTTACCAGGAATTTGGAACGGAAGAGTAGGGAAAGAAGACTTTGAAAAACTACATCCTGATTTAATACCACTAGCGCAAAGGGAACGCAAGTTTGTCATCCTATTCGACTACGAAACCAAATCCAAAACTAAACAACAAATTTTTCAAGCCACCCATCGCACCTGTAAAACTATTTTGAGGCAAGGTTGTCAAAGTGAAGTTGCTGTGCTGCCAGGGCCAGAAAAAGGTATTGATGACTGGGTTCTAGCTCTTGGTAAAAAAGCTGATAATTCTGTCACTACTCTGATTGCTGATGCCCTCACTGTTACGGATTATCAAAAATCATTTTTTGTTCTACCAAACAGAGGAATTTATAAATATAAACCTGATGAAACAGTCAATAGCCGCTACTTATCGCAGGTAATTAGCGTACTGCCTAGAACAGGCTTAGTTGGCTTAATTTCTGATATGGGTACTGGAAAAACAGAATTGACATTTTTGTTCGGCTCTTGCTTGAATTTCACTGTTGACCTGCTCTCGTATATCGCCTAA
- the cas12k gene encoding type V CRISPR-associated protein Cas12k (Type V-K CRISPR systems have also been known as with the large Cas12k protein, has also been known as type V-U5, and Cas12k as C2c5.) → MSQITIQCRLVASASTRQYLWKLMAEHNTPLIKELLQQLGHHPDLENWRQKAKIPADIVKQLCLTLKTDSRYSGQPSRFYASAIALVNYAYKSWLALMKRLQSQLDSKTYWLEMLKSDAELVKTCGASLDEIRTKATEILAQIAPVDTIDTQQPKSSKVKKSKKSALSQTDDVKHAPQTSDRYVFNTLFEIYRNTEDILTRCTISYLLKNACEVTDQEEDCEKFTQRRRKLEIQIERIKEQLEARIPKGRDLTNTKWLQTLFTATYNVPENETEAKSWQNSLLRQSSSVPFPVAYEGSGEMTWFKNQKGRICVKFNGISEHTFEVYCDNRQLHWFKRFLEDQQIKRNSKNQHSSSLFTLRSGRIAWQEGEGKGEPWNVHSLILYCCVDTRLWTDEGTEQVKQERAEEIAKIITRTEAKGNLNSKQERFIKQKNSTLSRINNSFPRPSQPLYKGKSHILVGVSLGLKQPATVAVVDGITDKVITYQSIKQLLGDNYKLLNRQQREKQTLSHKRKIAQISASPNPFEESELGQYIDRLIAKKIVALAQTYSAGSIVVPKLGDIREQVNSEIQARAEQKCQFCFSSTHIRN, encoded by the coding sequence ATGAGCCAAATCACGATTCAGTGCCGTTTGGTAGCCAGTGCATCTACCCGCCAATACTTATGGAAGTTAATGGCAGAGCATAACACGCCTTTGATTAAGGAGTTACTCCAACAATTGGGTCATCACCCAGACCTTGAAAATTGGCGACAAAAAGCTAAAATCCCTGCTGATATCGTCAAGCAACTATGTCTGACACTCAAAACTGACTCGCGCTACAGTGGTCAACCTTCTCGGTTTTATGCCAGTGCGATCGCATTGGTGAATTACGCTTATAAATCGTGGCTCGCCTTAATGAAGCGGTTGCAGTCCCAACTGGACAGTAAAACCTACTGGCTGGAAATGCTCAAAAGTGATGCTGAATTAGTCAAAACCTGTGGTGCATCCTTGGATGAAATTCGCACCAAAGCAACTGAAATTTTGGCTCAAATTGCTCCAGTCGATACAATTGACACTCAACAACCCAAAAGTAGCAAAGTCAAAAAGAGTAAAAAATCTGCACTTTCACAGACTGATGATGTGAAGCACGCACCTCAAACAAGCGATCGCTATGTATTTAACACCTTATTTGAAATTTACCGCAATACCGAAGATATCCTGACTCGTTGTACCATTAGCTATTTACTCAAAAATGCCTGCGAAGTCACCGATCAAGAAGAAGACTGTGAAAAGTTTACTCAACGCCGCCGTAAACTTGAGATTCAGATTGAACGAATAAAAGAGCAATTAGAAGCACGAATTCCCAAAGGTCGAGATTTAACTAATACTAAGTGGTTGCAAACACTCTTCACTGCTACATATAACGTCCCTGAAAACGAAACCGAGGCGAAATCTTGGCAAAACAGCCTTTTGAGACAATCTAGTTCTGTACCGTTCCCAGTAGCTTACGAAGGCAGTGGAGAGATGACTTGGTTTAAAAACCAAAAAGGACGCATTTGTGTAAAATTCAACGGAATCAGCGAGCATACCTTTGAAGTGTATTGCGATAATAGGCAGCTACATTGGTTTAAACGCTTTTTAGAAGATCAACAAATCAAACGCAACAGTAAAAATCAGCATTCCAGCAGTTTGTTCACTCTTCGTAGTGGTCGTATTGCTTGGCAAGAAGGGGAAGGAAAGGGCGAACCCTGGAATGTTCACAGTCTAATTCTCTATTGTTGTGTGGATACCCGCCTTTGGACAGATGAAGGTACAGAACAAGTAAAGCAAGAAAGAGCAGAAGAAATCGCCAAAATCATCACTAGAACCGAAGCCAAAGGTAATCTCAACTCCAAACAAGAACGATTTATCAAGCAGAAAAACTCAACACTATCTAGAATCAATAACTCCTTTCCTCGTCCGAGTCAACCTTTGTACAAAGGTAAATCTCATATTTTGGTAGGTGTTAGCCTTGGTCTAAAACAACCTGCAACAGTAGCAGTAGTAGACGGTATTACAGACAAAGTTATTACCTATCAAAGCATCAAACAGCTACTTGGGGATAATTACAAACTGTTAAACAGACAGCAAAGAGAAAAACAAACTTTATCTCACAAACGCAAAATAGCCCAAATCTCTGCTTCACCAAACCCATTTGAAGAATCTGAGCTAGGACAGTATATAGATAGATTAATAGCTAAAAAAATTGTCGCCCTTGCTCAAACATACTCTGCTGGTAGCATAGTCGTTCCTAAATTAGGCGATATACGAGAGCAGGTCAACAGTGAAATTCAAGCAAGAGCCGAACAAAAATGTCAATTCTGTTTTTCCAGTACCCATATCAGAAATTAA
- a CDS encoding WD40 repeat domain-containing protein: MGEFADKLAAQSPAFVRAYLGSLAPSLVKSGNLEKYYQTLTDFDFITAKINYPEFGVQPLIDDYDLIDSEETLNYSEYNSEKVKTLKLIQGALRLSAHVLVTDKQQLASQLHGRLVNQQMLEEIQALLTQIKQKTTTPWLCPLTPSLTPPGGRLLRTLTGHGSAVIKVTVIPNGQQVISASSDNTRDYTLKIWNLATGKEQFNFNSPSYVNAIAVTPNGQQVISASFDKTLKVWNLAAGEEQFTLKGHNSYVNAIAITPNGQQVISASNDNTLKVWNLATGEELFTLKGHNSSVEAVAITPNGQQVISASNDNTLKVWNLATGEELFTLKGHNSSIEAVAVTPNGQQVISASNDKTLKVWNLATGEELFTLKGHNSSVEAVAITPNGQQVISASKDKTLKVWNLATREEQFTLTEHNSSVNEVAIIPNGQRAISASDDNTLKIWHLPTGLELFSLTGHPTSVRAVAVTPDGKNLVSGSVDNTLKIWNRLTGRELLTLTGHFASVNTVAVTPDGKSLISGSVDDTLKIWNRLTGRELLTLIGHFASVNAVAVTPNGKQVISASDDKTLKVWNIATGEELFTLTGHLAPVNAVAVTPNGKQVISASDDWTLKIWNIATGEGLFTLNGHFAPVNAVVVTPNGKQVISASDDWTLKIWNLDTGEVIATFTGESYMYCCAVAPDSVTIVAGDASGRVHFLRLENMGCNS; encoded by the coding sequence ATGGGAGAATTTGCTGACAAATTAGCGGCACAAAGTCCTGCTTTTGTTCGTGCTTACTTGGGTAGTTTAGCGCCAAGCTTGGTAAAGTCGGGAAATTTAGAGAAGTATTACCAAACTCTGACTGATTTTGATTTCATCACTGCCAAGATTAACTATCCTGAGTTTGGGGTGCAGCCACTAATTGACGATTATGATTTGATTGATAGTGAAGAGACATTAAATTACTCAGAATATAACTCTGAAAAAGTCAAAACTCTGAAATTGATTCAAGGGGCGTTAAGACTGTCAGCGCATGTTTTAGTAACAGATAAGCAACAATTAGCGAGTCAGTTGCATGGACGGTTAGTAAATCAGCAAATGCTAGAGGAAATTCAGGCATTATTAACACAGATAAAGCAAAAGACAACCACTCCTTGGCTGTGTCCCTTGACCCCAAGCTTAACGCCACCAGGAGGACGCTTACTCCGCACCCTCACTGGTCATGGTTCTGCGGTAATAAAAGTCACTGTTATTCCCAATGGGCAACAGGTCATTTCTGCATCCAGTGACAACACCCGTGATTACACCCTCAAAATCTGGAATCTTGCAACGGGGAAGGAACAATTTAACTTCAATAGTCCTAGTTATGTAAATGCAATAGCCGTTACCCCCAATGGACAACAGGTCATTTCTGCATCCTTTGATAAAACCCTCAAAGTCTGGAATCTGGCAGCAGGGGAAGAACAATTCACCCTCAAAGGTCATAATTCTTATGTGAATGCAATAGCCATCACCCCCAATGGGCAGCAGGTGATTTCCGCATCCAATGACAACACCCTCAAAGTTTGGAATCTGGCAACCGGGGAGGAACTATTCACCCTCAAAGGTCATAATTCTTCGGTAGAAGCCGTTGCCATCACCCCCAATGGGCAGCAGGTGATTTCCGCATCCAATGACAACACCCTCAAAGTTTGGAATCTGGCAACCGGGGAGGAACTATTCACCCTCAAAGGTCATAATTCTTCGATAGAAGCCGTTGCCGTTACTCCCAATGGGCAGCAGGTGATTTCCGCATCCAATGACAAGACCCTCAAAGTCTGGAATCTGGCAACCGGGGAGGAACTATTCACCCTCAAGGGTCATAATTCTTCGGTAGAAGCCGTTGCCATCACCCCCAATGGGCAGCAGGTGATTTCCGCATCCAAAGACAAGACCCTCAAAGTCTGGAATCTAGCAACCAGGGAGGAACAATTCACTCTCACTGAGCATAATTCTTCAGTCAATGAAGTTGCGATCATTCCCAATGGACAGCGAGCAATTTCTGCATCCGATGACAATACCCTCAAAATCTGGCATTTACCAACAGGTTTAGAACTCTTTTCTCTAACTGGTCATCCCACCTCAGTACGTGCTGTAGCTGTTACCCCTGATGGCAAGAATTTGGTTTCTGGTTCAGTGGACAACACTCTTAAAATATGGAATCGTTTAACAGGTCGGGAACTTCTTACTCTTACTGGTCATTTTGCTTCAGTAAATACAGTAGCTGTTACCCCTGATGGCAAGAGTTTGATTTCTGGTTCAGTAGACGATACTCTTAAAATATGGAATCGTTTAACAGGTCGGGAACTTCTTACTCTTATTGGTCATTTTGCTTCAGTAAATGCAGTTGCAGTCACCCCGAATGGCAAACAGGTGATTTCCGCATCTGATGACAAGACCCTCAAAGTCTGGAACATAGCAACTGGAGAAGAACTATTCACCCTCACTGGTCATCTTGCTCCAGTAAATGCAGTTGCAGTCACCCCGAATGGCAAACAGGTGATTTCCGCATCTGATGACTGGACTCTCAAAATCTGGAATATAGCAACTGGAGAAGGACTATTTACCCTCAATGGTCATTTTGCTCCAGTAAATGCAGTCGTAGTCACCCCGAATGGCAAACAGGTGATTTCTGCATCTGATGACTGGACTCTCAAAATCTGGAATTTGGACACTGGGGAGGTCATTGCTACTTTTACAGGAGAAAGTTACATGTATTGTTGTGCAGTTGCACCAGACAGCGTAACAATTGTGGCTGGAGATGCTTCAGGTAGGGTGCATTTTTTGCGTCTTGAGAACATGGGGTGTAATTCGTAA